A window from Manduca sexta isolate Smith_Timp_Sample1 chromosome 24, JHU_Msex_v1.0, whole genome shotgun sequence encodes these proteins:
- the LOC115445426 gene encoding E3 ubiquitin-protein ligase lubel isoform X3, protein MADGKTAEASPEPVVSEETEDVKATVEAKDEKAPDTPVTEPITNGSSTPESPKIETPAAEEITAIVPDEDKTEVTPESVPELPINGLSLEETKNEIPEIENKIEEIVASKPEETPVETTEVVPVPEIPVNKEVCVEQVPLIEPTPPPLPANPPPSSVASFAATTMAPELTDASLSNTAETTVPAQPSAMDSKISFNDNHSDPQTNLTNVTDVLTLPSKESEEENVNDNLNKIEPNVVLETPTDTLESNVEIKIEEEPKINPVLNEVITMNKTVIPKIEKKLEESPKEPLPIETGKALTEALESKINLEVDKIEMEDKSETNVIKGLETEAEIKAEPRHNALESKEVEQNLTESPPAVENESKDIEPSSLPLDNIVPTVDTKDVITAEVTSSAQAANSAEVASTEELASTAEEVSSEEVVSTAEGASTAEAVNAAEVASTAEEISTTEKWSTDVISPNEIDSIAEAVSTTEIDSTAEVASVTEVASTNEIGNTDEEEKSNEISQLNEEIPVPPKTNLPIQPAAVAETIDVVELSPPVPIVPDEVDTQNIAMDESNDVDTQEAINPTSQIDSDNIESNIVTDDNKSTEITNTENAENNKAYKEDNDTCKDALGNVIDTFECNGNINNIDTAQGIVGAVTDIDPPADDVLISNTEAEKEVVTPDDSIPPSLSETNEPMPAAGSMEESASLSLAPPVPSPPASPEATGDARPHIPQDPLPEKVCDKMAELITEVSPVPELQTEMETSSDVAVAN, encoded by the exons GACGAGGATAAGACGGAAGTTACACCCGAATCCGTACCAGAATTGCCTATAAATGGTCTTTCTTTAGAGGAAACTAAAAATGAAATTCCTGAGatcgaaaataaaattgaagagaTTGTCGCAAGCAAACCCGAGGAAACTCCGGTTGAAACGACAGAAGTCGTTCCAGTTCCTGAAATTCCTGTCAATAAAGAGGTTTGTGTTGAACAAGTACCTTTGATAGAACCCACGCCTCCACCGCTTCCTGCAAACCCTCCCCCATCCTCGGTCGCATCCTTCGCTGCGACTACTATGGCACCGGAATTGACAGACGCTTCGCTATCTAACACTGCTGAAACTACCGTCCCAGCACAGCCATCTGCCATGGACAGCAAAATCTCATTCAATGATAACCATTCTGATCCTCAAACTAATTTAACTAATGTTACTGATGTGCTAACATTACCTTCAAAAGAGTCTGAggaagaaaatgtaaatgacAACCTTAACAAAATTGAGCCTAACGTTGTTTTGGAAACTCCAACTGACACTTTAGAAtcaaatgttgaaataaaaattgaagAGGAACCTAAGATTAACCCCGTGCTTAATGAAGTTATAACAATGAATAAGACAGTAATccctaaaatagaaaaaaaattagaagAATCGCCAAAGGAACCCTTGCCTATAGAAACTGGCAAAGCTTTAACTGAGGCAttagaaagcaaaataaatCTAGAAGTGGATAAAATTGAAATGGAAGATAAGAGcgaaacaaatgtaattaaggGGCTAGAAACTGAAGCAGAAATAAAAGCAGAGCCACGCCATAACGCTCTTGAAAGTAAGGAAGTAGAGCAAAATCTCACTGAATCACCTCCCGCTGTAGAAAATGAATCTAAAGATATTGAACCCAGTTCTCTCCCTCTAGACAACATAGTACCCACAGTGGACACAAAGGATGTTATTACAGCCGAAGTAACAAGTTCTGCTCAAGCAGCTAATTCTGCTGAAGTAGCAAGTACTGAAGAATTAGCAAGTACTGCTGAAGAAGTAAGTTCCGAAGAAGTAGTAAGTACTGCTGAAGGAGCAAGTACTGCGGAAGCAGTTAATGCTGCTGAAGTGGCAAGTACTGCTGAAGAAATTAGTACTACCGAAAAATGGTCTACCGACGTAATTAGTCCTAATGAAATAGATAGTATTGCCGAAGCAGTTAGTACTACTGAAATAGATAGTACTGCTGAAGTAGCAAGTGTCACCGAAGTAGCAAGTACCAACGAAATAGGTAATACTGATGAGGAAGAAAAAAGTAATGAAATTTCTCAACTGAATGAAGAAATACCTGTACCTCCCAAAACTAACTTACCCATTCAACCTGCCGCAGTCGCCGAAACAATCGATGTTGTTGAGCTTTCTCCACCTGTCCCTATTGTGCCTGACGAAGTAGACACACAAAATATCGCTATGGATGAAAGTAATGACGTTGATACACAAGAAGCTATTAATCCTACCAGTCAAATAGATTCGGATAATATTGAATCTAATATTGTTACTGATGATAATAAAAGTACTGAGATTACTAATACCGAAAATGCAGAAAATAACAAAGCGTATAAGGAAGATAATGATACGTGCAAAGACGCTCTCGGAAATGTAATCGATACTTTTGAGTGCAACGGAAACATAAACAACATTGATACGGCGCAGGGAATCGTTGGAGCGGTAACGGACATCGATCCTCCCGCGGACGATGTGCTCATATCAAATACAGAAGCAGAAAAAGAGGTGGTGACCCCTGATGATTCGATTCCACCGTCTCTATCGGAAACGAACGAGCCGATGCCGGCGGCTGGAAGCATGGAGGAGTCGGCATCGTTGTCACTGGCGCCCCCAGTGCCGTCGCCGCCAGCCTCGCCAGAAGCGACCGGGGACGCGCGTCCGCATATCCCACAG GACCCTCTGCCCGAAAAAGTATGCGACAAAATGGCTGAATTGATTACCGAGGTTTCACCTGTGCCAGAATTACAGACTGAAATG GAGACTTCAAGTGATGTGGCGGTGGCCAACTAA